In the Solidesulfovibrio carbinoliphilus subsp. oakridgensis genome, one interval contains:
- a CDS encoding aldo/keto reductase yields the protein MTAASRLILGTAQLGMPYGVMNTTGRPDPALALEIVRTALAWGIRTFDTAPGYGGAEETLGQALARSAGGEAARVVTKLPPGLDYRDAGAVRGAVQASAGRLGRTGFDLLLHEEGALDCWSEGLGDTLAQLAASGLVGRLGVSVYAPARALQALGLAGISLVQLPSNLLDARFERAGVFEAARRAGKELHVRSVFLQGLLCCDDPALLPPRLDQARTYVRTAAGVAREAGLGLRELALGYALDAYAGAGLLLGAELPAQIAANAAFAAAPRVRPAPASLRARLPGAPQSVTNPSLWPADR from the coding sequence GTGACGGCCGCGTCGCGGCTGATCCTCGGCACGGCCCAGCTCGGCATGCCCTACGGGGTCATGAACACCACCGGCCGGCCGGACCCGGCCCTGGCCCTGGAGATCGTCCGGACCGCCCTGGCCTGGGGCATCCGGACCTTCGACACCGCCCCGGGCTACGGCGGCGCCGAGGAGACCCTGGGGCAGGCCCTGGCCCGGTCGGCCGGCGGCGAGGCGGCCCGGGTGGTCACCAAGCTGCCGCCGGGGCTCGACTACCGGGACGCCGGCGCGGTCCGGGGCGCGGTCCAGGCCTCGGCCGGACGCCTGGGCCGGACCGGGTTCGATTTGCTGCTCCACGAAGAGGGGGCCCTGGATTGCTGGTCCGAGGGACTGGGCGACACCCTGGCGCAACTGGCCGCTTCGGGCCTGGTCGGCCGGCTCGGGGTCTCGGTCTATGCCCCGGCCCGGGCCTTGCAAGCCCTTGGCCTGGCCGGGATTTCACTGGTCCAGCTCCCCTCGAACCTGCTCGATGCCCGGTTCGAGCGGGCGGGCGTTTTCGAGGCCGCCCGCCGGGCCGGCAAGGAGCTCCACGTCCGCAGCGTCTTCCTCCAGGGCCTGCTGTGCTGCGACGACCCGGCCCTCCTGCCGCCGCGCCTGGACCAGGCCCGAACATACGTCCGAACGGCGGCGGGCGTGGCCCGGGAGGCGGGCCTTGGCCTTCGCGAACTGGCCCTTGGCTACGCCCTGGACGCCTATGCCGGGGCCGGGCTCCTCCTTGGCGCGGAGCTGCCGGCCCAGATCGCCGCAAACGCGGCTTTTGCCGCCGCCCCCAGGGTCCGGCCCGCGCCGGCCAGCCTGCGGGCCCGCCTGCCCGGGGCCCCGCAGTCCGTCACCAACCCCAGCCTGTGGCCGGCGGACCGCTAG